A segment of the Microbacterium luteolum genome:
GGCCTCGAGCAGGTCGAGCGCCGACAGTCGGGTGGGGGCGGTGACAGTCATAGGTGCAACCCGCATTCCGTCTTGGACAGTCCGGCCCAGCGGCCGGATCGAGGATCTTCGCCGGCCGCCACGGGCTTCGTGCAGGGCGCGCAGCCGATCGACGGATAGCCGTTCGCGATCAGCGGGTTCACGGGCACCTCGTTCGTGGTCGCGTAGTCGATGAGGTCGTCGAAGCTCCAGGCGGCGACGGGGTTCACCTTGACCAGTCCGTTGCGCTCGTCCCAGACGATCAGCGGGGTGTCGGCGCGGGTCGGTGCCTCTTCACGACGCACACCGGTGAACCACAGCTCGTAGTCGCCCAGCGATCGCTGCAGCGGCTCGACCTTGCGCAGCGCGCAGCACAGCCCGGGATCGCGGGCGAACAGGTCTTCGCCGTACTCGGCATCCTGCTCGCGCACGGACTGCACGGGCTTCACGTCGACGATGCGCACGTCGAGCTCGCGCTCGACCTCGTTGCGCGTGACCGTCGTCTCGGCGAAGTGGTAGCCGGTGTCGAGGAACAGCACGTCGACACCGGGGAGGCTCTGTGCGACCAGATGCGGCAGCGCGGCATCCGCCATCGAGCAGGCCACAGTGGCCTGGCTGACGGCGAAGTTCTCGGCGACCCAGGCGACGACCTCGGCGGGGCTCGCCTCATCGGCCTGGCGGCTGCGCAGCTCCACGGCGCCGCGCTCGGCGAGGGCGCGGAGCTCGTCCGCGGAGCGGCGAGCCGGGCGGGCAGGACGGCCCTTCGACAAGCTCAGGGACCCAACCTCGATGGGGCTCATTGCAGCGCCTCCTCGTCGGCCCGGTGCGCCCAGACGGCGAAGGTCTCGTCGAGCTCCCGATCGGCGAGGTAGCGGCGGATGACCCGCTCGGCGTAGTCGGCGATGCCGTCGGCGGCCACCTTCAGGCCGCGCACGGTGCGGCCGAGGCCGGCCTCCTCGCGGTCGACGTTGGCCAGGCCGCCGCCGAGGTGCACCTGGTATCCGGGAACCTGCTCGCCGTCGATGGACACGAGCTGACCCTTCAGGCCGATGTCTGCGATCTGGATGCGGGCGCACGAGTTCGGGCATCCGTTCACGTGCAGGGTGATGGGGCGGCCGATCTCGGGCTCGAGTTCGCCGAGGCGCTGCTCGAGCTGCGTGATCGCCTCCGCCGCGTTGGCCTTGGTCTCGACGATCGCGAGCTTGCAGTACTCGATGCCGGTGCAGGCGATCGTGCCGCGCCGGAACAGGCTGGGGCGGGCGGACAGGCCGATCGCATCGAGGCCTGCGATGAGGTTCTCGACCTCGGGCTCGGGCACGTCGAGCACGATGAGCTTCTGGTGCGGGGTGGTGCGGACGCGCTGCGACCCGTGCACCTCGGCGAGGTCGGCGAGCGCCGTGAGGGTCGAGCCGGAGACGCGGCCGACGAGCGGGGCCGCGCCGACGAAGAACCGG
Coding sequences within it:
- a CDS encoding phosphoadenylyl-sulfate reductase, encoding MSPIEVGSLSLSKGRPARPARRSADELRALAERGAVELRSRQADEASPAEVVAWVAENFAVSQATVACSMADAALPHLVAQSLPGVDVLFLDTGYHFAETTVTRNEVERELDVRIVDVKPVQSVREQDAEYGEDLFARDPGLCCALRKVEPLQRSLGDYELWFTGVRREEAPTRADTPLIVWDERNGLVKVNPVAAWSFDDLIDYATTNEVPVNPLIANGYPSIGCAPCTKPVAAGEDPRSGRWAGLSKTECGLHL